From a region of the Hemibagrus wyckioides isolate EC202008001 linkage group LG14, SWU_Hwy_1.0, whole genome shotgun sequence genome:
- the appl2 gene encoding DCC-interacting protein 13-beta, with product MPAVHKLLLEEALQDSPQTRTLLSVFEEDANTLTDYSNQLLQSMQRVFGAQNEMALATEQLSKQLLQYEKQNFALGKEDEEVISTLHHFAKTMEELNALHVDLATQMANKMVFPMVQFREKDLTEISTLKEIFGIATDEHEAAMIKYSRLPKRRENEKLKAELVGEVAFCRRKQHQASMQYYCALNALQYRKRVAMLEPMLGYTQAQINYFKKGIELVSKKMDSFLASATSMSESVQAQLDAEAESMRMTQKDLLSVDDIVYMPDQDRAPVNRTLIQKAGYLNIRNKTGLVSTAWDRLYFFTQGGNLMCQPRGAVAGGMVLDLDNSSVMAIECEDRRYCFQITSPNGKTSIILQAESKKEYEEWICTINNISRQIYLTDNPEAVAIRLNQTAIQAVTPITSFEKRAEGSPNPDRAKPGAVPTGSIKKAPAAPEPEDLIAPGTPIQFDIVLPASEFLDQNRAGGRRTNPFGETEVDSSSSADDSLLQQVFAVRFLGSMAVRSGHTQEVIYEAMRQVLAARAIHNIFKTSESHLMVTSSCLLLIDPQTQVTKISFQLRDVTQFAAHKENSRLMGFVVEGRDWSEGEEEGKSSFSAFVFESNTEGEKICYTINIGKEITEAKKDPDALAKLMKSVPLTRDGKFLLLESETGDAANGEGDDDLESEA from the exons ACACGCACattgttgagtgtgtttgaagaagATGCGAACACTCTGACCGATTACAGCAACCAGCTTCTGCAGTCTATGCAGAGAGTGTTTGGGgcgcag aaTGAGATGGCCCTGGCCACTGAACAGCTCTCCAAACAGTTGCTTCAGTATGAGAAGCAG AACTTTGCTCTGGGGAAAGAAGATGAAGAGGTAATCAGCACGCTTCACCATTTCGCCAAAACCATGGAAGAG CTGAACGCTCTGCATGTTGATTTGGCCACTCAGATGGCTAATAAGATGGTCTTTCCCATGGTGCAGTTCAGAGAGAAGGACCTGACTG aaataaGCACTTTGAAAGAGATATTTGGGATCGCCACTGACG AGCACGAGGCCGCCATGATCAAATACAGCCGACTGCCCAAGAGGAGAGAGAACGAGAAG CTGAAAGCAGAGCTGGTTGGTGAGGTGGCATTCTGTCGGAGGAAACAGCACCAGGCCTCCATGCAGTATTACTGCGCTCTTAATGCCTTACAGTACAGGAAGAGAGTAGCCATGCTGGAGCCCATGCTGGGATACACACAAGCCCAG ATCAACTACTTCAAGAAAGGGATAGAATTGGTCTCTAAGAAAATGGACAGTTTCCTGGCATCTGCGACCAGTATGTCTGAGAG tGTTCAGGCTCAGCTGGATGCCGAGGCAGAGAGCATGCGTATGACTCAGAAGGACCTGCTGTCGGTGGATGATATAGTCTACATGCCTGACCAAGATCGTGCTCCGGTCAACCGCACACTCATTCAGAAAGCAGGCTACCTCAACATTAGGAA TAAGACGGGCctggtgagcacagcctgggACCGGCTGTACTTCTTCACCCAGGGGGGGAACCTGATGTGTCAGCCGCGTGGCGCTGTGGCAGGAGGCATGGTGCTCGATCTGGACAACAGCTCCGTCATGGCCATCGAGTGCGAGGACAGACGCTACTGCTTTCAGATCACCTCACCTAATGGGAAAAC GTCCATAATTCTTCAAGCGGAGAGCAAAAAGGAGTACGAGGAG TGGATCTGCACCATTAACAACATCTCGAGACAGATCTACCTGACGGACAACCCTGAG GCTGTAGCTATCAGGTTAAATCAGACAGCCATCCAGGCGGTCACTCCCATCACCAGCTTTGAGAAAAGAGCAGAGGGCTCCCCGAACCCTGACAG ggctaAACCAGGTGCAGTGCCCACTGGCAGCATTAAGAAAGCCCCTGCTGCTCCTGAGCCTGAAGACCTGATTGCCCCTGGGACACCAATCCAGTTCGATATTGTTCTTCCCGCATCCGAGTTCCTGGACCAGAACAGAGCCGGAGGGAG ACGCACAAACCCTTTTGGCGAGACGGAAGTGGACAGTTCCTCAAGTGCAGACG actcctTGCTACAGCAGGTATTTGCCGTGCGTTTCCTGGGCTCTATGGCAGTGCGCTCtggacacacacaggaagttaTCTACGAGGCCATGAGGCAGGTGCTGGCTGCTCGTGCGATACACAACATCTTTAAAACCAGCGAGTCACACCTGATGGTAACAAGCAGCTGCCTCCT GTTGATTGACCCTCAGACACAGGTCACTAAAATAAGT TTCCAGCTCAGGGACGTCACCCAGTTCGCAGCGCATAAGGAGAACAGCCGGCTCATGGGCTTTGTGGTGGAGGGGAGAGACTggagtgagggagaggaggagggaaAATCGTCCTTCAGCGCCTTCGTGTTCGAGAGCAACACTGAGGGAGAGAAG aTTTGCTACACAATAAACATTGGAAAGGAGATTACAGAAGCTAAGAAG gaCCCAGATGCTCTGGCCAAGCTGATGAAGTCTGTGCCGCTGACCCGAGACGGGAAGTTCCTGCTGCTGGAGAGCGAGACAGGAGATGCAGCGAACGGAGAAGGAGATGACGACTTGGAGTCAGAAGCCTGA